In one window of Pseudodesulfovibrio sediminis DNA:
- a CDS encoding class I SAM-dependent methyltransferase — protein sequence MASPNISTENGVVVGNVTEKRGVSNPVSRYLVRQFDARIARIMTDLAPSTIMEVGCGEGEMIKLALDNTAATIVGADISDAVLATARKNVSSKRVRLEKMSIYDIPIDQEFKAELVVCCEVLEHLEDPRAGLEKLHALTESHCLLSVPREPVWRALNMVRLAYLRDWGNTPGHLQHWSRRAFVNFVSELFEVTEVHTPLPWTIALCRKKQSLRPSESRP from the coding sequence ATGGCATCACCAAATATATCAACAGAGAATGGAGTCGTGGTCGGCAACGTCACCGAGAAACGTGGCGTATCAAATCCTGTTTCCCGCTATCTCGTCAGGCAGTTCGATGCCCGCATAGCCCGGATCATGACCGACCTCGCCCCCTCCACCATAATGGAAGTGGGATGCGGTGAAGGCGAGATGATCAAACTCGCGCTGGACAACACCGCGGCCACCATTGTCGGTGCCGACATCTCGGATGCCGTACTGGCAACAGCGCGGAAAAACGTCTCCTCGAAACGGGTGCGGCTTGAAAAGATGAGTATCTACGACATCCCGATCGATCAGGAATTCAAGGCAGAGCTGGTTGTCTGCTGTGAAGTCCTCGAACACCTTGAGGACCCTCGCGCCGGACTCGAAAAGCTGCATGCATTGACCGAATCCCACTGCCTGCTCAGCGTTCCCCGCGAACCCGTTTGGAGGGCCTTGAACATGGTCCGCCTTGCATACCTGAGAGACTGGGGCAACACTCCCGGTCATCTCCAGCACTGGAGCAGACGGGCATTTGTCAACTTCGTGTCCGAGCTGTTCGAGGTCACGGAAGTGCATACCCCCCTCCCCTGGACCATTGCCCTGTGCCGAAAAAAACAATCACTCCGACCCAGCGAGAGTCGCCCGTGA
- a CDS encoding RNA recognition motif domain-containing protein codes for MAKNIYVGNLPWSSTEEDVRAAFEVYGEVISVKLINDRETGRPRGFGFVEMEDQGALEAIESLDGSDFGGRNLKVNEARPRPERPRW; via the coding sequence ATGGCTAAGAACATTTATGTGGGCAACCTGCCCTGGAGTTCCACGGAAGAGGATGTACGCGCAGCATTTGAAGTTTACGGCGAAGTTATCTCCGTAAAATTGATCAACGATCGCGAGACCGGTCGCCCCCGCGGCTTCGGCTTCGTCGAAATGGAAGATCAGGGCGCTCTCGAAGCCATTGAGAGCCTGGATGGCTCTGACTTCGGTGGCCGCAACCTCAAGGTCAACGAAGCCCGTCCCCGTCCCGAACGTCCGCGCTGGTAA
- a CDS encoding YceI family protein — MRQAPIEQVSLEDVQTFIGERKGIVIDTLVQEHYEARHIPEAVNACVYEIIFVSSVAEVAPDKEKPVLLYGAGPQSLDSITAAEKLQREGYTDVSVFFGGLEEWREAGLPLEGQATGEVALPHPHLVLSDRRYTLLPEESTCIWVGRSSTVRHHGTIGFADGYLDAQGDLSARFTLDMTSIQSINLEGDALKPVLEMHLMSDDFFFTAMFPTATFETTAIKVVKDGEASRPNGMMQGLLSLRGMSQDIAFPVHIRNLEDDRIVVIGDLDFDRTQWGVIYGSSRFFAHLGYHSVYDFVSVDYRLVFA, encoded by the coding sequence GTGAGGCAGGCTCCCATTGAACAGGTGTCCCTTGAGGATGTGCAGACCTTTATCGGAGAAAGAAAGGGGATCGTCATCGATACCCTGGTGCAGGAACATTACGAAGCGCGTCATATCCCTGAAGCCGTGAACGCCTGCGTATATGAAATCATCTTTGTTTCCAGTGTCGCCGAAGTGGCGCCAGACAAGGAAAAACCCGTGCTTCTCTACGGCGCCGGTCCGCAGTCTCTGGACAGCATAACCGCTGCCGAAAAGTTGCAGCGAGAGGGATACACCGATGTGTCGGTCTTTTTCGGAGGCCTGGAAGAGTGGCGTGAGGCTGGTTTGCCCTTGGAGGGGCAGGCAACGGGTGAAGTGGCTTTGCCGCACCCCCATTTAGTGTTGTCGGACAGGCGGTATACGCTGCTTCCTGAAGAGTCGACATGTATCTGGGTAGGACGCAGCAGCACGGTCCGTCATCATGGAACCATCGGATTCGCAGACGGATACCTGGATGCCCAGGGCGATCTGTCTGCGCGGTTCACACTGGATATGACCTCCATTCAGAGCATCAATCTTGAAGGGGATGCGCTCAAACCCGTGCTGGAAATGCACCTCATGTCCGATGACTTCTTCTTTACCGCCATGTTCCCCACGGCGACGTTTGAAACCACGGCCATCAAGGTGGTCAAGGATGGGGAGGCCTCCCGGCCCAACGGTATGATGCAGGGGCTGCTCAGTCTGCGGGGCATGTCTCAGGACATCGCCTTCCCTGTGCATATCCGGAACCTGGAAGACGACAGGATCGTTGTGATCGGGGACCTGGATTTCGACCGCACCCAATGGGGCGTCATTTACGGCTCTTCGCGGTTTTTCGCGCACCTCGGCTATCACTCGGTGTACGATTTTGTTTCCGTGGATTACAGATTAGTGTTTGCCTGA
- a CDS encoding DEAD/DEAH box helicase, translating into MTSFKDLGLSDEMLTALESKGFTAPTPIQALTIPMLLTGAVDIVGQAQTGTGKTAAFGLPVIEAADEQARHIQSLILTPTRELAIQVAEEINSLKGRKRIRVLPVYGGQAIHMQFKALKRGVDIVVGTPGRIMDHLKRGTMHIDNLDFFILDEADEMCNMGFVDDVREILASANDDRRTLLFSATMQREVMRIAKEFMGDYEVVTVKPEKSDAPLTRQIFHEMADSDRFEALCRVIDAQSDFYGLVFTRTRADADLVASRLTQRGYPSEPIHGDLNQNQREKILNSFRKRKATILVATDVAARGIDVPDLTHVVNFAIPQDPQTFVHRTGRTGRAGKEGVAITLIAPNEFRRLMYISKSSGIEIKKEKLPRIQDVIYSKKTRVVAELEAIMETEGHNSYLDMARELLAERDPAEVIAALLKNSFGNELIESSYREIDAVGPGAPGGAPRGRVDLVCALGRSHGMNPKAFVEFVSEAAHIKPWAIQHVRIKGNKTTFTVPGHEADKVMNKVNSRDGSPLISKGEFKKKPPYGRKYHKSGGPMQGKRPYKKKYPPKKD; encoded by the coding sequence ATGACCAGTTTCAAGGATCTGGGTCTGTCAGACGAAATGCTGACGGCTCTTGAATCCAAGGGGTTCACAGCCCCCACTCCCATTCAGGCACTGACCATCCCCATGCTCCTGACCGGAGCCGTGGATATCGTGGGTCAGGCACAGACAGGCACGGGTAAAACCGCGGCCTTCGGCCTGCCTGTCATCGAGGCTGCCGACGAACAGGCACGCCATATCCAGTCTCTCATCCTCACGCCCACACGCGAGCTCGCCATCCAGGTGGCCGAAGAGATCAATTCGCTCAAAGGCAGAAAACGCATCCGTGTCCTGCCCGTCTACGGCGGCCAGGCCATTCACATGCAGTTCAAGGCGCTCAAACGCGGCGTGGACATCGTGGTCGGCACCCCCGGCCGCATCATGGACCATCTCAAACGGGGCACCATGCACATTGACAACCTCGACTTCTTCATTCTCGATGAGGCGGACGAAATGTGCAACATGGGCTTTGTGGACGATGTGCGCGAGATCCTCGCCTCGGCCAACGATGACCGACGTACCCTGCTCTTCTCTGCAACCATGCAGCGTGAAGTCATGCGCATCGCCAAGGAATTCATGGGCGACTATGAAGTCGTGACCGTGAAGCCGGAAAAATCCGATGCCCCGCTCACCCGACAGATCTTCCACGAAATGGCCGACTCCGATCGCTTCGAAGCGCTCTGCCGCGTCATTGATGCCCAATCCGACTTTTACGGGCTGGTCTTCACACGAACCCGTGCAGACGCCGACCTCGTGGCCTCCAGACTGACCCAGCGCGGCTATCCGTCCGAACCCATTCACGGCGACCTCAATCAGAATCAGCGTGAAAAGATCCTGAACAGCTTCCGCAAACGCAAGGCAACCATTCTGGTGGCCACGGATGTGGCGGCACGAGGCATTGATGTGCCGGACCTGACCCATGTGGTCAACTTCGCCATCCCGCAGGACCCGCAGACCTTTGTGCACCGCACCGGCCGCACCGGTCGCGCGGGCAAGGAAGGCGTGGCCATCACGCTCATCGCGCCCAACGAATTCCGCCGTCTCATGTATATCTCCAAGAGCTCCGGCATCGAAATCAAGAAGGAAAAACTGCCGCGCATCCAGGACGTCATCTATTCCAAGAAAACCCGCGTGGTAGCCGAGCTGGAAGCCATCATGGAAACCGAGGGGCACAACTCCTATCTGGATATGGCCCGGGAACTCCTGGCCGAAAGAGATCCGGCTGAAGTGATAGCCGCTCTGCTCAAGAACTCCTTTGGCAACGAATTGATCGAGTCCAGCTATCGAGAGATCGATGCCGTCGGCCCCGGCGCTCCCGGCGGAGCACCTCGTGGCCGCGTGGACCTCGTCTGCGCCCTTGGTCGCTCTCATGGCATGAACCCCAAGGCTTTTGTGGAGTTCGTTTCCGAAGCTGCCCACATCAAACCATGGGCCATCCAGCACGTTCGTATAAAAGGCAACAAGACCACGTTCACCGTGCCCGGCCATGAGGCTGACAAGGTAATGAACAAGGTCAACAGCCGGGACGGCAGCCCCCTCATTTCCAAAGGGGAATTCAAGAAGAAACCGCCCTATGGTCGAAAATACCACAAGAGCGGCGGCCCCATGCAGGGCAAACGCCCCTACAAGAAAAAATATCCGCCCAAAAAGGACTGA
- a CDS encoding substrate-binding periplasmic protein: MMRIVKLVLIVLCWSAVICPVAGAAEPLRFTTSIKPPFSTVDKTGFFDVLISELSQRIHTTIEIVRVPPARALVMVNEGLSDGELPRIAGLQEEFENLILVEEKLLDYTFVGFTWKEMEVDKWEDLAGKNVGYLIGWRIFEHNVPETEQVYKLRMPKLLFEMLNAKRIDVALYERYAGWEILKGGAPLPEIHELPKPLAVKGMYLYMNKKNAHLVPAVTRALREMKEDGTYQRIFDATLHVEEDIYFP, from the coding sequence ATGATGCGGATTGTGAAGCTGGTCCTGATTGTGCTCTGTTGGAGCGCTGTCATCTGTCCTGTCGCCGGTGCGGCGGAGCCACTGCGTTTTACTACTTCCATCAAACCTCCTTTTTCCACCGTTGACAAAACCGGTTTTTTTGACGTCCTCATCAGTGAGTTGAGTCAACGCATACATACGACTATTGAAATAGTGAGGGTGCCGCCGGCTCGGGCGCTGGTCATGGTCAACGAGGGACTCAGTGACGGCGAATTGCCGCGCATAGCCGGATTGCAGGAAGAATTTGAAAACCTGATTCTTGTGGAGGAAAAACTCCTTGATTATACCTTTGTCGGATTCACCTGGAAGGAGATGGAAGTCGATAAGTGGGAAGACCTTGCCGGAAAGAATGTCGGTTATCTGATAGGGTGGCGGATTTTCGAGCACAACGTGCCGGAGACGGAACAGGTCTATAAGCTGCGTATGCCGAAGCTTCTTTTTGAGATGCTTAACGCAAAGCGGATTGATGTGGCGCTGTACGAGCGGTATGCCGGATGGGAGATCCTGAAAGGGGGCGCGCCTCTCCCGGAAATTCATGAGCTGCCCAAGCCTTTGGCCGTGAAGGGAATGTATCTGTACATGAACAAGAAAAATGCGCATCTTGTCCCGGCCGTTACTCGTGCCCTGCGCGAGATGAAAGAGGACGGCACATATCAGCGGATATTCGACGCGACGCTGCATGTGGAGGAAGACATATATTTTCCGTAA
- a CDS encoding Do family serine endopeptidase, translating into MTHKLHNFILTLTIALAVPMMVQADNGLPVFTELAAKAGKAVVFISTERTTTGGDGQAELFRQQVPEGHPFREFFDRFDKFFGQPQGQPRKQLGQGSGFVITPEGMIVTNNHVINGADKVTVRFQNDKATYEAEVVGADQETDLAVLKIKIGHKLPTLALGNSDAIQVGEWVLAIGNPFGLDNTVTAGIISAKHRIIGAGPFDNFLQTDASINPGNSGGPLLNMQGEVIGINTAINAAAENIGFAIPSSQAKKIIAQLQQGKVVQRGWLGVTIQRVSDTQAKALGLPETTGALIASVGKGHPADKGGVKQGDVILEVNGHKIADNNELLQRIAGLAPGDKARLVLWRSGKRVKKTVILGQRGEKTMASMAPEMQKPKEAKAVLGMALKSITDQEAKALGLETTQGLLVVSVDPNAAAGAEGIRQGDVVIQANQQDVNTVKELEGVIQRDKKRGAVMLLIKRQGKNSFVALPLD; encoded by the coding sequence ATGACCCATAAGCTACACAATTTCATACTCACTCTAACCATCGCCCTGGCTGTCCCGATGATGGTACAGGCGGATAACGGCCTGCCTGTCTTCACGGAACTGGCCGCCAAGGCCGGCAAAGCCGTCGTATTCATCTCAACGGAACGGACCACCACCGGTGGCGACGGACAGGCTGAACTCTTTCGCCAGCAGGTTCCGGAGGGACACCCGTTCCGTGAGTTTTTCGATCGATTTGATAAATTTTTCGGCCAACCTCAAGGCCAGCCTCGCAAACAACTTGGTCAGGGTTCCGGTTTTGTCATTACTCCCGAGGGCATGATAGTCACCAACAACCACGTCATCAATGGCGCGGACAAGGTCACTGTCCGGTTCCAGAATGACAAAGCCACGTACGAGGCCGAAGTCGTGGGCGCGGACCAGGAAACCGATCTGGCCGTCCTGAAGATCAAGATAGGTCATAAACTGCCGACACTCGCCCTGGGCAACTCGGACGCCATCCAAGTCGGCGAATGGGTTCTGGCAATCGGTAACCCGTTCGGCCTGGACAACACGGTCACTGCGGGCATCATCTCTGCCAAACACCGTATCATCGGCGCAGGTCCGTTCGATAACTTTCTCCAGACCGACGCCTCGATCAATCCGGGCAACTCCGGTGGCCCCCTGCTGAACATGCAGGGAGAAGTCATCGGCATCAACACGGCCATCAACGCGGCTGCCGAAAATATCGGCTTCGCCATCCCCAGTTCCCAGGCCAAAAAGATCATCGCCCAACTGCAACAGGGCAAGGTTGTCCAGCGCGGCTGGCTCGGCGTAACCATCCAACGGGTGTCCGACACCCAGGCCAAGGCCCTTGGCCTCCCCGAAACCACAGGCGCGCTGATTGCCTCCGTGGGCAAAGGCCATCCGGCTGACAAGGGCGGCGTCAAACAAGGCGATGTCATTCTTGAAGTCAACGGACACAAGATCGCTGATAATAATGAACTGCTCCAGCGTATTGCAGGCCTCGCTCCCGGCGACAAGGCCCGTCTCGTGTTGTGGAGAAGTGGAAAGCGCGTCAAGAAGACCGTCATCCTCGGACAGCGCGGTGAAAAGACCATGGCATCCATGGCCCCTGAAATGCAAAAGCCAAAAGAGGCCAAGGCAGTGCTCGGCATGGCGCTGAAATCCATTACCGACCAGGAAGCCAAGGCACTGGGTCTGGAAACGACACAGGGCCTGCTCGTGGTCTCAGTGGACCCCAACGCCGCTGCCGGAGCAGAAGGCATCCGTCAGGGTGATGTTGTCATCCAGGCCAACCAGCAGGACGTCAACACCGTGAAAGAACTTGAAGGCGTGATCCAACGTGACAAGAAACGTGGAGCGGTCATGCTGCTCATCAAGCGACAGGGCAAAAACAGCTTTGTCGCCCTGCCTCTGGACTAA
- the infA gene encoding translation initiation factor IF-1 — protein sequence MAKEEGIVVQGTVEEALPNAMFRVELENGHTVLAHISGKMRKFRIRVMPGDTVTVELSPYDLTRGRITFRPR from the coding sequence ATGGCAAAAGAAGAAGGAATCGTCGTTCAAGGCACCGTTGAAGAAGCGCTGCCGAACGCCATGTTCCGCGTCGAACTCGAAAACGGGCATACCGTGCTCGCTCATATTTCCGGCAAAATGCGCAAATTCCGCATTCGCGTCATGCCTGGTGACACAGTCACCGTCGAACTCTCTCCCTATGACCTCACTCGCGGTAGAATCACCTTCCGTCCGAGGTAA
- the ispE gene encoding 4-(cytidine 5'-diphospho)-2-C-methyl-D-erythritol kinase, with translation MPITPATLVAPAKINLHLEILGLREDGYHELRTLFYPVDVPCDLLKIEPGHDDHFYIRCPERPELETTSNLIYKTWKAYGAATGFQPGIFVTLTKNIPMGGGLGGGSSDSAAMLKWLNSEAGDKALSQDEMIALAATLGADIPFFLMDGPAWAGGIGEVLTPATVDLTGMTLLIACPDIHVDTPWAFKCWDEKNGFPNIAESLTSQESGNKNPAPVSPADMVNDFEPVVFEAHPTLRKIKDNLLEYGAKKAAMSGSGASLFGLFPDRVTATFAAKALEKDGIEIFTMECQ, from the coding sequence ATGCCAATCACCCCCGCTACTCTGGTCGCTCCGGCCAAGATCAATTTACACCTGGAGATTCTCGGCCTACGAGAGGATGGCTACCACGAGCTGCGTACGCTATTCTATCCGGTAGACGTGCCGTGCGATCTGCTGAAAATAGAACCGGGACACGATGACCATTTCTATATCCGTTGCCCGGAAAGGCCCGAACTGGAGACGACCTCCAATCTCATATACAAGACGTGGAAAGCCTACGGGGCTGCCACGGGATTCCAGCCGGGCATTTTTGTTACCCTGACCAAGAACATCCCCATGGGCGGCGGACTCGGCGGCGGCAGCTCTGATAGTGCGGCAATGCTCAAATGGCTCAACTCCGAGGCCGGCGACAAGGCGTTGTCCCAGGATGAAATGATCGCTCTGGCGGCAACCCTGGGTGCTGACATTCCTTTCTTCCTCATGGACGGCCCGGCCTGGGCCGGAGGAATAGGCGAAGTGCTGACCCCGGCAACAGTGGATCTGACAGGGATGACCCTGCTGATCGCCTGCCCGGATATACACGTGGACACCCCCTGGGCATTTAAATGCTGGGATGAAAAGAATGGATTTCCAAATATCGCAGAATCCTTGACATCCCAAGAATCTGGTAATAAGAATCCAGCTCCCGTTTCGCCCGCGGACATGGTCAATGACTTTGAGCCGGTTGTTTTCGAAGCGCATCCGACACTTCGAAAAATCAAGGATAACCTCCTTGAATATGGTGCGAAAAAAGCTGCGATGAGCGGATCCGGGGCCTCCCTGTTCGGCCTGTTTCCTGACAGGGTTACAGCTACGTTCGCTGCCAAGGCCCTTGAAAAGGACGGGATTGAAATTTTTACGATGGAATGCCAATAG
- a CDS encoding sensor histidine kinase has protein sequence MKRDEHKTKAELIKELEELRKNTQHSECNRYRQIVDGLPLCVYEMDMKGRLSYANTFALDTYGFSQQDLAEGLHVLDTMHPDSRKIARVNIANVLQGNDDMGAEYRGVRKDGNEFPIKVYSKRIMDDGKIMGLRGVVIDLSPVRTVESALEKTENYYQTLFENTGTAMVIVQKDSIIKNCNSQFEALAGYTAEDIEGKMRWSDFVAPSDLARMKAINKKRLQKNEEAPTNYEFTFLTKNNELKQVNLFVRVIPNTDDRICSLIDITAKDDALTALRISEERYELVTRGANDGVWDWNLKTDEVWYSARYKEIIGYSDTEFPNTSEAWKNAIHPDDVQHTLNANMTCVTGEVESFEVEYRMFHKDGSIRWILGRGGSSKDEEGNVIRLAGTHTDITDRKQVEQALRESEETYRELIEQASSGIYKCTPEGRFISVNSAMARILGYDSPEELTNNVNNIGSQIWLNPEDRMAYMKLLEKTNALNDYEKHVRRRDGSYIWTTENVRVVRDGEGEILYYEGFLNDITARKMNERTTHALYAISTAVTEASDLQELYATIHSIIDAVIIANNFFITLYDDKNDSLNFVYFKDEVDDYYNIDNVSDPNKNSLTIQIFRTGSPVFFSKNDSNYNTIIQEIGVLGTLPEVWLGVPLKLGGKVIGAMAVQDYTDSHRYADADIAFMTAVSEQAAMAIQRKTTEEELTLLNEELESKVDKRTAELKAKAAQLEEANERLRELDKIKSSLVSSVSHELRTPLTSIRGFAKLCARDFRRHFQPLSEGDTLIKKSQRISANLDIIDTEGDRLTRLINDFLDINRIESGKASWHDHQLNPNDIIKKAASTVAGGFAANPDIELITKLQETNSCIIADPDKVQQVLINLLHNAYKFTEKGHISISVEEKADYLNFVVTDTGSGISQYELPHIFDKFHKYALGDTIQSEEKGTGLGLTISKEIVEHYGGQIWVKSTLGQGSAFYVAFPTAIVSEKACG, from the coding sequence ATGAAGAGAGACGAGCATAAGACCAAAGCCGAACTCATCAAGGAACTTGAAGAGCTTCGAAAAAATACGCAACATTCTGAATGTAACCGCTACCGACAGATAGTGGATGGTCTCCCTCTGTGCGTCTACGAAATGGATATGAAAGGCCGCCTGAGCTACGCCAACACATTCGCTCTTGATACCTATGGATTTTCCCAGCAGGACCTTGCGGAAGGTCTGCATGTCCTCGACACAATGCACCCTGACTCCCGTAAAATCGCCCGTGTCAATATCGCCAACGTGCTACAGGGAAACGACGACATGGGTGCGGAATACCGTGGGGTACGCAAAGACGGCAATGAATTCCCCATCAAAGTCTATTCAAAACGCATCATGGATGACGGCAAGATCATGGGGCTGCGTGGCGTTGTCATTGACCTTTCACCAGTCAGGACAGTTGAGAGCGCCCTCGAAAAAACGGAAAACTACTATCAGACACTTTTCGAGAACACCGGCACGGCCATGGTCATTGTCCAAAAGGACTCCATCATCAAAAACTGCAATTCTCAATTTGAAGCATTGGCAGGATACACAGCAGAAGACATTGAAGGCAAAATGCGGTGGTCTGATTTTGTCGCACCCAGCGATCTTGCCCGCATGAAAGCCATTAACAAGAAACGGTTGCAGAAGAACGAAGAGGCTCCCACCAACTATGAATTTACCTTTCTGACAAAAAACAACGAGCTCAAACAAGTGAACCTCTTTGTCAGGGTGATACCCAACACCGACGACAGAATCTGTTCACTCATCGACATCACGGCCAAGGATGACGCGCTGACAGCGCTCAGGATCAGCGAAGAACGATATGAACTGGTGACCAGAGGCGCCAATGACGGTGTCTGGGACTGGAACCTGAAAACCGATGAAGTCTGGTATTCCGCTCGGTACAAAGAAATTATTGGATATTCCGACACGGAATTTCCGAACACCTCAGAGGCATGGAAAAACGCCATCCATCCTGACGACGTGCAACACACTCTCAATGCGAACATGACATGCGTAACGGGTGAGGTTGAGAGCTTCGAGGTGGAGTACCGCATGTTCCACAAGGACGGCTCCATCCGCTGGATTTTAGGACGAGGAGGCAGCTCCAAGGACGAAGAAGGCAATGTAATCCGTCTGGCAGGAACCCATACGGATATCACTGATAGGAAACAGGTGGAGCAGGCTCTTCGCGAAAGCGAAGAAACATACCGCGAACTCATCGAACAGGCCAGCAGCGGCATTTACAAATGCACCCCTGAAGGCCGCTTCATTTCTGTCAACTCGGCCATGGCAAGGATACTTGGCTATGATTCTCCAGAAGAGCTGACCAACAACGTCAACAACATCGGCAGCCAGATATGGCTGAACCCCGAGGATCGCATGGCGTACATGAAACTCCTTGAGAAAACGAACGCGCTCAACGACTACGAAAAGCATGTCAGACGCAGGGACGGCAGCTATATTTGGACGACAGAAAATGTGCGCGTTGTTCGCGACGGTGAAGGCGAGATCCTCTACTATGAAGGCTTCCTCAATGACATCACCGCCAGGAAGATGAATGAGCGTACCACCCATGCCCTCTACGCCATCTCCACCGCCGTGACCGAGGCCAGCGACCTTCAGGAACTCTATGCTACCATCCACAGCATCATCGACGCTGTCATTATCGCAAACAATTTCTTTATCACTCTGTACGACGACAAAAATGACTCTCTGAACTTTGTGTATTTCAAAGATGAAGTTGATGATTACTACAACATCGACAATGTCAGCGACCCGAATAAAAACAGCCTGACTATTCAGATTTTTCGCACAGGCTCTCCGGTGTTCTTTTCCAAAAACGATTCAAACTATAACACTATCATACAAGAGATCGGTGTACTTGGAACCCTGCCCGAGGTCTGGCTGGGAGTTCCCCTCAAACTCGGTGGCAAGGTGATCGGGGCCATGGCTGTTCAAGATTACACCGACTCCCACAGATATGCGGATGCGGACATTGCGTTCATGACGGCGGTTTCCGAACAGGCGGCCATGGCCATCCAACGCAAAACGACTGAGGAGGAATTAACCCTTCTCAACGAAGAGCTCGAATCAAAGGTCGATAAACGCACTGCCGAGCTCAAGGCCAAGGCTGCCCAGTTGGAAGAGGCCAATGAACGCCTCAGGGAACTGGACAAGATAAAGTCTTCTCTGGTCTCGTCTGTCTCGCACGAGCTGCGCACACCCCTGACCTCCATACGCGGATTTGCCAAACTGTGTGCACGTGATTTCAGACGCCACTTCCAGCCTTTGAGTGAAGGGGATACTCTCATCAAAAAGAGCCAACGGATCAGCGCCAATCTCGATATTATCGACACCGAAGGAGACCGCCTGACACGGCTCATCAACGATTTTCTTGATATCAACCGTATCGAATCAGGCAAAGCATCATGGCATGATCATCAATTGAACCCCAATGACATCATCAAAAAGGCAGCCAGCACGGTTGCCGGTGGTTTCGCGGCCAATCCCGATATTGAGCTGATAACCAAGCTACAGGAGACCAACAGCTGTATAATTGCTGACCCTGACAAGGTTCAACAGGTACTCATCAACCTGCTGCACAATGCCTACAAGTTCACCGAAAAAGGGCACATCAGCATCTCTGTTGAAGAAAAGGCCGACTACCTGAACTTTGTTGTCACAGACACAGGCTCTGGCATATCTCAATACGAACTCCCGCATATTTTTGATAAATTCCACAAGTATGCATTGGGTGACACCATACAGAGCGAAGAAAAAGGGACAGGACTGGGGTTGACCATAAGCAAGGAAATCGTCGAGCACTACGGCGGCCAGATATGGGTCAAATCAACCCTTGGACAAGGAAGCGCTTTTTACGTGGCGTTTCCAACGGCGATAGTCTCTGAAAAGGCCTGTGGATGA